In Vitis vinifera cultivar Pinot Noir 40024 chromosome 4, ASM3070453v1, the genomic window TATTATGGCGGGGCGGCGGGTCCGACTTTAGGCGTAACGTGGACGATGTTCATTACGTGGGGTTTAAGCGAACGCCAACTCAGGTGAAGATGAGATGTAGGTCATCTCCGCAGTCCACGTGGAGAAACAACTCTTAATTGTCCCACCAATCAAATCGTGACACGCTTTCGACCACGCATGCAATCCAGTCGCCCATCAGAACCGACCCTAAGGCCTCCTGTTGGTTGAATCTAGGCGTCAACGGTTGGTTGGGTGGGTTTGCTCCATATGCATTGCAATTGATTTCAATTCCATACGCGGAATCGAATTTCAAAGATTTAGAAACCCTAATCCTAAAATTTTGATTGACATAGTAATCTCTCTGCAAACCAATCGGAAAACCCTTGAATTCAGAGATGCAACAAGGTGATCTAACTGCTTCGTATTACCAATACTATCAATCTTACTTTCAACATTCTGATCCTAATCCTACCTCTAATTCCAGCGATCTTCAAGCATCGGCCCCACCCTTCTCCTCCGACTACCAATCTTATTCCTCTCCATATTCTTCATATTCTCAATATTCTGATAATGTCTCCGGTCACCCTCCTACAGCCCCCACATGCCCCCCAAACCCTAATTTTCAGCCTTCCGAGCTTTCTTCTCAATCTTCATTTTCTAATCATTTTCAACCATATGACCAGAATCAGACGTCCCACAGTTATGATCCTCCGTACCCTGTTCATAATTCCAATATGAATTCATTATTTCCGGGTAATTCGTATTCAACTTCAGCCGGCCAAGCCAACACTTTAATGCCGCCCAACCATGAGGGTGGCATGAAATTAGACGGTCGGGGAGGTTATTTTGATGAAAGTGGTAGTCATGCCGGGTTTCGCAGTGATGGGTATGGTGGCGGCGTTTATGCTTATGATGGTAGTAAGATGGAGCCTTATGGTGGTCGAGGAAGTGGGCCTGAGCCATCTATGAAGACGGCCTTTGATGATTATGGGAGACCCATAAGCCTTTTGAATGCGAATGTCGAGGTGGGATCAAGACCGGTGAATAAGATTGTGAAAGCCACACCAAAAATCGAGGTTCAGAACGATACGAAGAGTGGGGTGCAGAAGTTTCGTGTCAAGCTTTTGGCGGAAGCTGGAGGGCAGAGCAACACGGATGTTCTTTGCCAGGTTTACTGCAGAACAAAATTACTGTTTTAAGATTTCTTGGTTTTAATTCTTTTTCCcaatgcttattttaaaattatgcaaaATTCTTAGCCATATACACGATGGGTTCATTTTATATTAGTTGGTCAAACCAGTCGGTTTTGCTTATTCTTATTCATCATCTTGACAATTTACTTACTTTTATGTTGACCTTCTGTCATTGTCTTTTATGTTGTAGTTCTAGCAACTGAAAGCTTAAATAAATTAAGGGTTAAACACATtggattttcttatttgattcatgcagtcttaaaaaacaattttttaaatgctATAGGTTAGCCATTAGGTTTGCAGAAATTTGAGAACTAGAAAAGATTCTCTTCTTGTTTATCTTTTCTTTCAGAGTAAGTTTGGGAGCCAAGAGCTATATGACGTGAAGCATTAGATTCTCTCTTCTCTGGTGGTGATGGAGGATTTTGTCTGAATAGCTCATCTGCTAACATCTATACCATTgttattattcattattttgGATTCCTAGTCAAATATATGGCATTCAATTGTTATTTTGGAGATGTTAACTCATTATTGGGAAGTATTGGTACTTTGTAACTTATATACCATCCCAATTTACAGGCTTTCATAGAATTTAAACTGGGCTGGTGCTGATATTTGTTTTCTCCAAAGAATtccatgtttttaaaatcaaatattgagTTATTTTATCTAAACTATGTTATGATTTATGATCATATTTCAGATTGGTTTGGATGGGATTCGAATGCTTGATCCTGCCAGTGGTCGAACATTGAGAATATACCCACTTGATATGTTGACAAAATGGGAAGTAAGTTGGTttcttttattatcattattattattattgaatgaATAGGCTGCACCTCACTTGTGAATAACTTATACTGAAATTTCTTTGAgacaattttgttattttttttcatatttaaggtATTGGATTCATTCATCTTTGCTTTCTGGGCTAAAAGCTCCATCGACATTGAACCAAGATGTATCAGGCTGCAGTCAAACAACTATACTGTGAACATCATTCTGGACACTCTGACAGCATCATCAGTTCAGGTTGGAACaaccctattttatttttcagtttCATGCCCATGTTTGACTCACATGCATCAGCTTATAGCTCTGTAAAACTTTTTATACTGCTACATGTTAGAGTAATACTGCTACTAAATGCTGCAAGACTCCATCAAAATCCGCCAATCGTTTGGATCTTCTATGGAAAGCATTTGAACAAGATCAATACCACTAGACATGTTGACTATCATCAAGCATACCAGCATAGCTTGAAGCCTACCACCTTATACTGCTATATGTTAGAATAATACTGCAACTAAATGCTTCTACTTGCATATGTTGTAGTGCGCTTGGAAAGTGAAATCTTGCTAGCGTCTTGCATGCTTTATTTAGTAATTTTGAAATATCAGAGGGGAGAAATTGATCTTTTTGCACCTTTATCTAGTAGTTTGGCTGTTGGTGCTAAATTCTCCAACTGATTTTAAATATGCTGGCATCGCATCCATCAAAAACTTGACAAGCAGGAAAGTTCATAAACCTAATATTTGATGGATTCCTTGacctagaaata contains:
- the LOC100241024 gene encoding protein FREE1 isoform X1, which encodes MQQGDLTASYYQYYQSYFQHSDPNPTSNSSDLQASAPPFSSDYQSYSSPYSSYSQYSDNVSGHPPTAPTCPPNPNFQPSELSSQSSFSNHFQPYDQNQTSHSYDPPYPVHNSNMNSLFPGNSYSTSAGQANTLMPPNHEGGMKLDGRGGYFDESGSHAGFRSDGYGGGVYAYDGSKMEPYGGRGSGPEPSMKTAFDDYGRPISLLNANVEVGSRPVNKIVKATPKIEVQNDTKSGVQKFRVKLLAEAGGQSNTDVLCQIGLDGIRMLDPASGRTLRIYPLDMLTKWEVLDSFIFAFWAKSSIDIEPRCIRLQSNNYTVNIILDTLTASSVQLNEMDARNNSSDSFKVSEQYADRKRGFSDWINMMKSSNEEKDHWVPDEAVTECTACCIDFGPFVRKHHCRNCGDIFCDKCTQGRIALTAEEGAQPVRVCDQCMAEVTQRLSSTSEAAHRISGLQSHEDLAKKLQEEMNRKCKTSSGLKSDGSGMQMREVACPTCTVHLQVSIPVQFFPYYQYLMTLPFLFGIVKLDLCSPDACNTAFNGLCNLGSSFMLPFGFYLNAFHLLVVQVQVPTSGSETIECSVCQHPFRVTA
- the LOC100241024 gene encoding protein FREE1 isoform X2; translation: MQQGDLTASYYQYYQSYFQHSDPNPTSNSSDLQASAPPFSSDYQSYSSPYSSYSQYSDNVSGHPPTAPTCPPNPNFQPSELSSQSSFSNHFQPYDQNQTSHSYDPPYPVHNSNMNSLFPGNSYSTSAGQANTLMPPNHEGGMKLDGRGGYFDESGSHAGFRSDGYGGGVYAYDGSKMEPYGGRGSGPEPSMKTAFDDYGRPISLLNANVEVGSRPVNKIVKATPKIEVQNDTKSGVQKFRVKLLAEAGGQSNTDVLCQIGLDGIRMLDPASGRTLRIYPLDMLTKWEVLDSFIFAFWAKSSIDIEPRCIRLQSNNYTVNIILDTLTASSVQLNEMDARNNSSDSFKVSEQYADRKRGFSDWINMMKSSNEEKDHWVPDEAVTECTACCIDFGPFVRKHHCRNCGDIFCDKCTQGRIALTAEEGAQPVRVCDQCMAEVTQRLSSTSEAAHRISGLQSHEDLAKKLQEEMNRKCKTSSGLKSDGSGMQMREVACPTCTVHLQVQVPTSGSETIECSVCQHPFRVTA